A genomic region of Leptolyngbya sp. NIES-2104 contains the following coding sequences:
- a CDS encoding NarK family nitrate/nitrite MFS transporter, whose translation MLRGLLSFRGPYRILNFAWFAFFLTFVVWFNYAPFSTVIREDLHLTVAQARTIGLCNLALTIPARIIIGMLLDRFGPRITYSSLLVYAALPCWAFAAAQTFDQLVWSRLAMGVVGAGFVVGIRLVNEWFSSKQIGLAQGIYGGWGNFGSFASEAFLPIVAFGSAFLYSGHENWRFAIALSGLVSLIFGILFYINVRDTPPGKEYQRPARDGGMEVTSRKSFGALILTNIPLFGAMGLIAWRLQLVKFLTPSAMYSVWVCLALLFALQAYQAFRVNREVVLGQKSYPNNDRYEMGQVFVLELAYAVSFGSELAVVSMLPEFFEHTFNLSHHIAGPVAATYPLMNLVARPAGGLISDKIGSRKWTLTAMIAGVGIGYMVMSQIHADLPLPIAILLTMGCAFFVFGGAGATFGIAPLIKRSVTGQIAGNVGAYGSVGSVLYATTYSLLPQTVQGNQLFFQVLGMAGIVVAFLCAFLLREPKATRQEIAEAAMMAH comes from the coding sequence ATGCTGCGCGGATTATTGTCGTTTCGAGGTCCGTATCGGATCTTAAATTTTGCTTGGTTTGCTTTCTTCCTCACCTTTGTTGTTTGGTTTAACTATGCTCCGTTCTCGACAGTGATTCGCGAGGATCTGCATCTCACTGTGGCTCAAGCGAGAACAATCGGACTCTGTAACTTAGCGCTCACCATTCCCGCTCGGATTATCATCGGAATGTTGCTCGATCGCTTTGGTCCGAGAATTACTTATTCGTCATTGCTCGTTTATGCCGCCCTTCCCTGTTGGGCATTTGCAGCCGCGCAAACCTTTGATCAACTGGTTTGGAGCCGCTTAGCGATGGGGGTTGTCGGAGCAGGCTTTGTGGTGGGAATTCGCTTAGTTAACGAATGGTTCTCTTCTAAGCAGATTGGACTTGCACAAGGGATCTACGGCGGTTGGGGAAACTTTGGATCGTTTGCATCGGAAGCATTTTTGCCGATCGTTGCATTTGGATCAGCGTTTCTCTATTCAGGACATGAGAATTGGAGATTCGCGATCGCGCTTTCCGGTTTAGTTTCACTCATTTTCGGCATTCTGTTTTACATCAATGTTCGCGATACACCACCCGGTAAAGAGTATCAGCGTCCTGCCCGTGATGGTGGCATGGAAGTGACTTCGAGAAAGAGCTTCGGTGCATTGATTCTCACTAATATTCCATTGTTTGGTGCAATGGGTTTGATTGCATGGCGCTTACAGCTTGTGAAATTCCTTACACCGTCTGCGATGTATAGTGTTTGGGTTTGTTTGGCGCTGTTGTTTGCATTACAAGCTTATCAAGCGTTTCGAGTCAATCGTGAAGTAGTCCTAGGTCAGAAAAGCTATCCGAACAACGATCGCTATGAGATGGGGCAAGTCTTTGTGTTAGAGCTGGCGTATGCTGTGAGCTTCGGATCAGAATTAGCAGTGGTATCGATGCTGCCAGAGTTCTTTGAACATACTTTTAACCTCAGTCATCACATTGCAGGTCCAGTTGCTGCTACCTATCCATTGATGAATTTGGTGGCTCGTCCGGCGGGAGGGTTGATTTCAGATAAGATTGGTAGCCGGAAATGGACGCTCACCGCAATGATTGCGGGTGTTGGTATTGGCTATATGGTGATGAGTCAGATTCATGCAGACTTACCATTACCGATCGCGATTCTGCTAACAATGGGCTGTGCATTCTTTGTCTTCGGTGGTGCAGGTGCAACTTTCGGAATTGCTCCATTAATTAAGCGCAGTGTGACGGGTCAGATTGCTGGAAACGTTGGCGCTTATGGCAGTGTTGGATCAGTCCTTTATGCCACAACTTATAGTTTGTTGCCGCAAACCGTACAGGGGAATCAACTGTTTTTCCAAGTGTTAGGAATGGCGGGAATCGTGGTTGCATTCTTGTGTGCATTTTTGCTCAGAGAACCGAAGGCAACCAGGCAAGAGATAGCAGAAGCAGCAATGATGGCTCACTAA
- the asnB gene encoding asparagine synthase (glutamine-hydrolyzing), translating to MCGIGGIFQHDRHRPIDPAVLIGMAAIQSHRGPDGCGWKTIEDSGVGFTHARLAIIDLNADRARQPFVSENQEVMIAHNGEFYDYKRIRADLTSRGYRFKSKSDTELLMHLTERFGLEGALPHLRGEFGFAVYEKEYDRLTLVRDRFGIKPLFWAMTSEGFVFGSEIKVLFAHPAVERKISPHGAYHQLMQLMVPGTTAFEGVHAVQPGQMVIVERENDQLRVRTKTYWDLNFPLLSDCATQHTDEYYIETLRERFIEAIQLKLEADVPVACYLSGGIDSCTILGVAAACQQSPVKAFTVGFDNQDYDETEISKEMSRAVGADQDIVMTRGGELYDHFARAIWHTERSIYNTFTIAKMLLSDHVHRAGYRVILTGEGSDELFAGYPQLRLDMIRHGMNDATPEERADLEAWLQESNRLFQGNLLAQKTLDDPALTQLVGFTPSCLQSWLSMGSQVPELLHPDLRAATLNYSPGEAIAATLDPSQISGRHPLDKVQYIWIKTQFESQVLGWAGDRVDMANSMEARPPFLDHHLVEFAVTLPPLMRFRGKRDKYVLREAMKGLLPKALYDRQKFAFMAPPSHTDVEKQRALRSLCDLYLSKSAIAEAGLLDVDAVNQVLKRHADPNTPLSTRTQLDGMINHLLSVQLLHQQFVAADLPTLAKERSQSLNWRIQQPVLSGRH from the coding sequence ATGTGTGGCATTGGTGGCATTTTCCAGCACGATCGACATCGACCGATTGATCCAGCAGTGCTCATCGGAATGGCGGCAATTCAGTCACATCGTGGTCCAGATGGCTGTGGTTGGAAAACGATCGAGGATTCTGGCGTGGGTTTCACTCATGCCCGCCTCGCAATTATTGATTTGAATGCCGATCGCGCTCGTCAACCGTTTGTGTCTGAAAATCAGGAAGTGATGATCGCTCACAATGGCGAATTCTACGACTACAAGCGGATTCGGGCAGATCTCACTTCACGCGGCTACCGATTCAAATCGAAAAGTGATACCGAATTATTGATGCACTTAACCGAGCGATTTGGATTAGAAGGGGCATTGCCACATCTGCGGGGAGAATTCGGATTTGCAGTTTATGAGAAAGAATACGATCGATTAACGCTAGTTCGCGATCGATTTGGAATCAAGCCGCTCTTCTGGGCAATGACATCAGAAGGCTTTGTGTTTGGTTCTGAAATTAAAGTGTTGTTTGCTCATCCTGCCGTGGAGCGCAAGATTTCACCTCATGGAGCTTACCATCAGTTAATGCAGCTTATGGTTCCCGGTACGACTGCGTTTGAGGGAGTTCATGCAGTACAACCGGGACAGATGGTAATTGTTGAGCGTGAAAATGATCAGCTTAGAGTTCGGACAAAAACGTATTGGGATTTGAACTTTCCGTTACTGAGCGATTGCGCAACTCAACACACTGACGAATACTATATTGAAACCTTGAGAGAACGGTTTATTGAAGCGATTCAACTGAAGTTAGAAGCGGATGTTCCAGTCGCTTGCTATCTATCTGGCGGAATTGATTCTTGCACGATTTTAGGAGTTGCTGCTGCTTGCCAACAGTCGCCAGTTAAAGCGTTTACGGTTGGATTTGACAATCAGGACTACGACGAAACTGAGATTTCAAAAGAAATGTCGAGAGCGGTTGGAGCCGATCAAGACATTGTGATGACGCGAGGTGGAGAATTATACGATCACTTTGCTCGTGCAATTTGGCATACAGAGCGGAGTATTTATAATACATTTACGATCGCTAAAATGCTCCTGAGTGATCATGTCCATCGAGCAGGCTACCGGGTAATTCTGACCGGAGAAGGTTCGGATGAACTATTCGCAGGTTATCCACAGTTGCGACTTGATATGATTCGGCATGGAATGAATGATGCCACTCCAGAAGAACGTGCAGATTTAGAAGCTTGGTTACAAGAAAGTAATCGATTGTTTCAAGGGAATTTACTAGCTCAAAAAACATTAGACGATCCAGCTTTAACTCAATTGGTGGGTTTTACTCCGAGTTGCTTACAATCTTGGTTATCAATGGGTTCGCAGGTTCCAGAATTGCTACATCCTGATCTTCGGGCTGCAACTTTGAACTATTCACCGGGAGAAGCGATCGCGGCTACGCTCGATCCATCTCAAATCTCAGGTAGACACCCACTTGATAAAGTTCAATACATTTGGATCAAAACTCAGTTTGAATCTCAGGTACTCGGCTGGGCAGGCGATCGCGTTGATATGGCGAATTCGATGGAAGCTCGTCCGCCATTTCTCGATCATCACTTGGTGGAATTTGCAGTCACTTTACCGCCATTGATGCGATTTCGAGGTAAGCGCGATAAGTATGTTTTGCGAGAAGCAATGAAAGGACTGTTGCCGAAAGCTTTGTACGATCGACAAAAATTCGCGTTCATGGCTCCGCCTTCTCACACTGATGTAGAGAAACAGCGAGCATTACGATCGCTCTGTGATTTGTATCTATCTAAAAGTGCGATCGCAGAAGCAGGATTACTCGATGTAGATGCGGTGAATCAAGTTCTCAAACGTCATGCTGATCCGAACACACCGCTTTCTACACGAACTCAGTTAGATGGCATGATCAATCATCTGCTGAGTGTGCAGCTATTACATCAACAGTTTGTAGCGGCGGATCTTCCAACCTTAGCAAAAGAGCGATCGCAGTCTCTGAACTGGCGAATTCAGCAGCCTGTTCTATCGGGAAGGCACTAA
- a CDS encoding metallothionein has product MATVTQMKCACESCLCIVSTDGAVQKDEKFYCSDACANGHPDGHGDCGHKGCNC; this is encoded by the coding sequence ATGGCAACTGTCACTCAGATGAAATGTGCTTGTGAGTCCTGTCTATGTATCGTTTCGACAGATGGCGCAGTTCAGAAAGACGAAAAGTTCTATTGCAGCGATGCCTGCGCGAATGGACATCCAGACGGACATGGCGACTGCGGACACAAAGGCTGTAACTGCTAA
- a CDS encoding bifunctional 2-polyprenyl-6-hydroxyphenol methylase/3-demethylubiquinol 3-O-methyltransferase UbiG, with the protein MSDSQTISAAVAALYNTYPFPPEPLLDEPPPGYNWRWNWLAAYSFCTGQKPKRQDIRILDAGCGTGVGTEYLVHLNPQAQVTGIDLSSGALSVARERCQRSGADRVEFHHLSLYDADQVSGQFDLINCVGVLHHLPDPIRGIRSLAPKLASGGLFHIFVYSELGRREIQLMQEAIALLQSDRSDYREGVAIGRQIFASLPPNNRLVRREQERWSMENTRDECFADMYVHPREVDYNIHTLFELIDASGLKFLGFSNPRQWEASRLFNHPDLLERAEHLSDRERYRLIELLDPESVTHYEFFLGRDPLPYCDWSSDEALLNAIPERSPCMDGWESRCLFNFDYQIINLQEDEFEFMKACDGNQTRSTREILEEIPISVEKVRSLQAQQLILLSP; encoded by the coding sequence ATGTCTGACTCTCAAACGATTAGTGCTGCGGTTGCGGCGCTTTATAACACTTATCCTTTTCCGCCTGAACCTCTCTTAGATGAGCCGCCCCCCGGTTACAACTGGCGCTGGAATTGGCTTGCTGCTTATAGCTTCTGTACTGGGCAAAAACCAAAACGTCAGGATATCCGGATTCTCGATGCAGGTTGCGGAACTGGGGTCGGAACTGAATATTTGGTGCATTTGAATCCTCAAGCTCAAGTGACGGGGATTGATTTGAGTTCGGGAGCGCTGTCTGTGGCGCGAGAACGATGTCAACGATCGGGAGCCGATCGCGTCGAGTTCCATCATTTAAGTCTGTACGATGCGGATCAGGTGTCAGGGCAGTTTGATTTGATTAACTGTGTGGGTGTGCTGCATCACTTACCTGATCCGATTCGGGGAATTCGATCGCTTGCCCCAAAACTTGCGTCCGGTGGATTGTTTCACATTTTCGTGTATTCGGAATTGGGACGACGCGAGATTCAACTGATGCAGGAAGCGATCGCGCTTTTACAGTCGGATCGTTCGGATTATCGGGAAGGAGTCGCGATCGGGCGACAAATTTTCGCCTCATTGCCACCAAATAATCGGTTAGTGCGGCGGGAACAAGAACGCTGGTCGATGGAAAATACTCGCGATGAATGTTTCGCTGATATGTACGTGCATCCGCGTGAAGTCGATTACAACATTCATACCTTGTTTGAATTGATCGATGCTTCGGGATTGAAATTCTTAGGCTTCTCGAATCCGCGTCAGTGGGAAGCTTCTCGCTTGTTTAATCATCCTGATTTGCTGGAAAGAGCGGAGCATTTGAGCGATCGAGAAAGATACCGTTTAATCGAATTGCTTGATCCCGAATCCGTCACACATTACGAATTCTTTTTGGGTCGAGATCCCTTACCCTACTGCGATTGGAGTTCGGATGAGGCGTTATTGAACGCGATTCCTGAGCGTAGTCCTTGTATGGATGGTTGGGAAAGTCGCTGTTTGTTTAACTTCGACTATCAGATCATCAACTTACAAGAGGATGAGTTTGAGTTTATGAAGGCTTGCGATGGGAATCAGACGCGATCGACCAGAGAAATTCTTGAAGAAATTCCGATCTCGGTTGAGAAAGTGCGATCGCTGCAAGCCCAACAATTAATTCTGCTCAGTCCGTAA
- a CDS encoding phasin family protein gives MDNNNWVTQLLMLGVGTTSIVAEKLKEVGDQWVKDGKLNPDQAKGFVDDLMSQIKTEQGGFEAQMQRQLRNMLMDLGVPRQAEMDELRGRLDRLERQLRDLENKLWK, from the coding sequence ATGGATAACAACAATTGGGTCACGCAACTTCTGATGCTTGGTGTGGGGACGACTTCTATCGTGGCGGAAAAGCTCAAAGAAGTTGGCGATCAGTGGGTCAAGGACGGCAAACTCAACCCCGATCAGGCAAAGGGCTTTGTCGATGATCTAATGAGCCAGATCAAAACCGAACAAGGCGGCTTTGAGGCTCAAATGCAGCGGCAACTCCGCAATATGTTGATGGATTTGGGTGTTCCCCGCCAAGCGGAAATGGACGAACTGCGCGGAAGACTCGATCGCTTAGAGCGTCAACTGCGCGATTTAGAAAATAAACTCTGGAAATAG
- a CDS encoding FKBP-type peptidyl-prolyl cis-trans isomerase, which translates to MREILISFGVMVVCVVLLIVAQVTGSRDSAIALNLPETEAAPIVQIAQAADLKPMTTPNPDNKESVTTASGLKYTDVVEGTGATPEPGQVVTVHYTGTLTDGTKFDSSRDRGQPFKFKIGVGQVIKGWDEGVGTMKVGGRRMLEIPAELGYGSRGIGPIPPNSTLLFDVELLKVG; encoded by the coding sequence ATGAGAGAGATTTTGATCAGCTTCGGGGTAATGGTGGTCTGTGTGGTGCTGCTGATTGTGGCACAAGTAACGGGTTCCCGTGACAGCGCGATCGCGCTCAATTTACCCGAAACCGAAGCTGCTCCCATTGTACAAATCGCCCAAGCTGCTGATCTAAAACCGATGACGACTCCAAATCCTGACAACAAAGAATCAGTCACGACCGCTTCGGGGCTGAAGTATACCGATGTGGTCGAAGGGACGGGTGCAACTCCTGAACCCGGTCAAGTCGTGACGGTACATTACACGGGGACTTTGACCGATGGCACGAAATTTGATAGTTCCCGCGATCGAGGTCAGCCGTTCAAGTTCAAGATCGGTGTAGGTCAAGTGATCAAGGGCTGGGATGAAGGGGTCGGCACGATGAAGGTCGGCGGTCGGCGAATGTTAGAGATTCCCGCAGAGTTGGGATACGGCAGTCGTGGGATTGGTCCGATTCCCCCGAATTCGACGCTGTTATTCGATGTGGAATTGCTCAAGGTGGGCTAA